The DNA sequence AGCAGCTTATTGGCTCTGAACATCTTACTTTTATCCTTCTCAGAAAAATTTACGTTACACTTTTCATCTCTTATAAGCTTCAATTATCCTATAGGATGTTTTGAAAAGCTAAGCTCATCCAAACACCTATTAGTCTTTCTATATCTCCTACAAAGAAATGAATAAACTTCTAAACAATCCTCCGTAAATCACACAAGCAAACTAACCTGTCTCATTTCTTCAAGACTGATCACGCCATTTTTATCCACATCAATTGCATCAAACTGATCTCTAAGATCAGCCAGCTCCTCATCATCAAGTGTGCTAGCCAAAGCctgaatattaaatgaagCCAATAAATGTTCCATCGACAATGTTTATAATTGTAGAGAGCGATTAGAAGTTTCACTTATATAAATGAATGAGTTACCCGAAGCGCAAACTGCTTAAATCGACTGTATTTCACAAACTGCCTCATGTTATTTAGAACAGAAATGTCCAGAGGAATCTCTGAAGCTTCACCTCCTTCTCGTACCCATGGATGTGCTGGACAAGCTAGAATGTTAGTATATGAACCCCCAAATGGCACATAAAAGGATATACTTGGTATAACATAGTGAAATATACCAGCACCTAACAGTGAGTTTTAGAGAAAGGAACATGAAAATCACACTTCTACTTGTGCTATGCAACAGTGATGGCTTTCACAAGTGCAAGTGATTTTGCTATTTTGAAAGCATAAATACACAGAATCCCTGAGGCTTAgcgtaattattattaatttttatttttttcaaaaaaagccACACATCGTTCAGAAATTTACATGTACAACCTGGGTTTCCTCCGTCCAACATTTATACCCAACAGCGGTTACCCTCTGCTTGAAATTGCATCAACAAAATAGagaattttccaaaaatgccctttctcaggtcataataaatttgattatttatacaCCCTTTTCATTTTCCAGAATCAGTTTGGGTTAAACATTTTACATGATTTCACTGAGAACTAGTAATTTTTGTGGGTAGCAATATAGTAGAGATGACTAAGTGTGACATGAGATATGGAATCAAATCCCCAAAGCAGTGGCATTGTAGGTACGAAATATCTGTATGCTGatgataaattgaaatttatttttttgagaatGATTGACGGGCAATCGGCGAAagtcaacaaattaaatttgattattcatCAATAAGAAACActtagaaatatttaattttctaaagtaACAATTATAATGGATCctgaaaataaaaccaaaccaaATCAATTTGGAGTTCGGTGCAATGGATTAACAGAACTGCCAAGACACCCTACAATTATTGAGCAAGAGAGGATCTCTACAAgcctaaatttgctaaggcaAAAGTGGGGGTGAATAGCAAACTTTGCAAGAGGAATTAGCACACCCACTTTGTATTCGGATTTTTTCtggaaatagaaaaaagaatgaggAAATATATAAGAGGTACACAATTTGGAAAAGGCGAAAAGTTTGCTTCCAAAAACACCCacataatattcaaatatagcAAAAATCTTATCAtccataaatttcaaaacccCTTTTATTACGAATAAATAATTGAGTAGATCTCCCTGTTTATtaccaaatatattacactgaCATCCTAACGATATATAAATGTGCGTTTAGGCCATGCAcatttggcaacaaaaaatttaaactacaATAGGTGTCTCTAATGAACAAACATTCTTATTGCTTGTATAACAAGGATTACAAATAAAGTGGTTCAAACTAGAAGGCAATGTTTCTGTACCAGAAGagatattgatataaaaagCTCTATGTTAATGGATGCAAGTAACCAGTTATTAGCTCTAAGTATTAATTGTATTCCAAATGCATAAGTGTAAGATATTCAAGAGCAACAGGACATACATAAGGCCTGGGCTGCTGTAAGTCTTGCACGAGGATCTTTCATCAGTAGCTTCTTTACAAAATCTTTAGCAGCATTGCTTATCCCTGGCCATGGTTTGCGGCGGAAGTCCGGCTTGTTCCTGAGAACCTGTAGACGACAAATATGCAGTCGTAACCTGACTAAAGtgtatacaataaatacactGATAGTAAAAGTCGTAACTGTGTATCATCATGCTTCGGAATTCCAAATTCTTggaataagttgaaaattagtGAGAAATGTTTAAAAGAAAGAGGCTTCAGAAGACAAGTTCTATatcaattgtttattttactgttatttagttctttccatttctcttttctttttctcctgcGTGGTGGGGCGTGAAGTGGCAACTGGAAGAAACAATAAACAAGTATGAATGGAAAGTCAAGGACAAAAGTGTTGGAACAAGCAAAACACATTTAGTTGACTTCCAGACATTCAGTTTCATAGTCAGATCCAAAAAACATTGTTGACATACAACACcctaatcatgaaaaatattaactcaACTTGTAGTATCCCACCTCCTTAAAGATGCCATCCTCAGTTTTGTCCCAGAAGGGCCGCCGACCACAGAGCAAAATGTAAGTAATCACACCAATGCTCCATACATCTGATTCAGGGCCTGATTTACGCTTCAATACCTCTGGAGCAACATAATATGCACTGCCAACAATGTCTTGGAATTTCTTTCctgatgaaaatttgaagtgttTGTGAAGAATGAGAACAAAAGTAAGCCCTCTGAATATTTAGCATGTCACATTAAAACAAACACGTATGCATGAATGTTAAGAAGCTACAATGGATTTCCACAACTGAAGTGATCCAGTCATTAAAAAATCAGTTTCTCATGAATATTAATGCtctaaaaaattgataacaaGAGGCTCAAATTGATTACCTGGTCTTATGAAGTCAGAAAGACCAAAATCTGTAGCCTTTAGTGGTGAATCCTCTTTTGGGGacttaaatagaaaattctgAGAAAAAAAGGAACTTTAGAACATCAAACATGTTCCCACAcagaaattcaataattttacacATACCTCCAGCTCAGCCAAAAGattgaataattttgaacataCCTCCGGCTTCATATCTCGATGTACAAAACCATGTAAATGGCACTCCGCAGCAACTTTTAGCATCTGCCTTACAACAATTGCTGCATCTTTTTCTGTGTACCGGCTATCCTTTCTGttatgaaaaattagatttaagtCCAAGAACATGCTTCCAGTGGCAAAGAGAATAATCTTATAACACATGCAGTCTCAGTTGAAGACTAAATATAGAACTCCGACAAGCTTACTTCGATAAGATACGGTCTAGCAATTCTCCACCCTCACATAAcctaaaaaagacaaaaattgaTAACAAGTCATTCACATTGGTCAAATTACAAACAGCTTAATGCAGGAAAAAACTTTGTGAGACCAATGAAGTTTAAAGATAAAACTTACTCCataacaatatatacataagaaTCATCTTCAAAGGCATTATAGAAGTGAACCACATTCTCATGGCCTGCTAAAGCTTTCAATATCTTGACTTCTCGCTTGACATCCTCAACAGCAATTGGAAGAACCATCTGTCATGTGTTCAAGAAATTGTTCACTACATGGCTTTTGCAGTAAAGAAATTAATGTTGAGAATAACCAAGAGAGCAATTCAGCAGATTCCATCTAGTTATCCATCTTGAATGAATATGAGCATGTTCTTGAATGAAAATCAACTAAACCAATTTTCACCTGAGTTTCATTTTTCAGCTAATGGATGGATCCTAGACTAGTGGACCATCCGCTTATAGTCGATATAAATGATTCCGTTAACTGAAATTAATATCAGTGTGAGATCTATGATATCGAACATAAGTGGATGGttcattgatatttatttcagTTAACAGAATCATTTATATCAACTATAGGTGAATGGTTGAAGTCAAGTATGATCCATTAGCTGAAAATTCCTAAAACTCTTCTCCACCTCTCATATCCCTTTTCCAAGGTCCACCCTGCCTATATCCAAGATAAGTATTCTATGCCAAATAAATATTGGATGGCAATTATACCTTAGGTGAGCAGCATGATTGACAGGATATTCAAAATCCAATCAGGCGACCTTCAAGAAGAAAACGCTACAAAGGGACTGGAAACTGAACTCAACCATTAGATAGGAAAACTACACCTTGCATTTTGAGGTAAGTGGGCTTGCAATATATGTTTACTTAATTAACAGCAAAGAACATCAAGAATAAGGCCTGGCACTAGCCAGGTATGCTAGATTATCTGAATTCACTTACATATAACAACATCCCTAACCACATAGTAAATGCCCATTTGATCTTTAGAAGggtgcaaattataaataagataagAAGAAAGCATAAACCCTGAATAGATAATCAGTGAATATCCCGGTACAAAGATAGGTCATACAAACATATTTATCTTCCATTCCCGCATTACAAAAGGCCAATAATCCACAAAAGTGAGAAGGATTTATCAAtcataaaaattcaacaacCCTTTTAATCCTCAGAAATCAATCCCAAAAATACGAGCTAAGAGCAATAAGTTTCTCAAAATCCAGTAAAAGCCAACAATGTAGCACCACACGCAGCTCTCATTGAACAAACGAATATACAGAAATAATTGAGAAACAAACGGAGgaaaagatattaaaaaacaGGAAAAGGAATTACCTTGTTCTTCTCTATTCTCTTGACAGCTACACGATCCCCATTAGACTTATCAATTGCAACATATGTATAACCAAATTGGCCATGTCCCAACAATTTCCCTATGGTATACCGCTTATCAAAATCCTTATCATACCCAAAATCTGTTCTCTTGCCACAAGGAATGACCCCACTTGGCTTCTTTGAAGAATTCTTGATAACCTGCTGGGATTGCTTCTGTGGGTGTTGAGTCTTGTTATTTTCTCTTGTCTTCTGAGGATTATTGGGAGGGACATCTTGTTTTGTGGCGCCTGGCTTGGACGCGGCGGCCCGGCGGTTCCCGAAATGGAAGTTGACGGCGGTGGTGGTGATGGAAGGGGCGTTGCCATTAGCACCACTCACTTTCGTGGTGGAAAAACAGCTACCCATTTCTGAAAAAAACAAGATTCcaactttttcttctcttccccTCTCGAATCAAAGGATTCCGAATATTCAAACAAGAATTCAACAGAGATCACTGCAGACGATCAATCACATAAAGACACAGCCATGGATGGACAAAACAGAGAAAAACGgagaagaatatatattcaacaacttataatgtgaaaataatgatatctacaatttaaaattcataggAAAGATTAAAGCAGATAGCAGGAAGAAGGGAAGAAGGAGATGGAGATGGAGGTGGTGGACACGGTCAAAACGACTTTTgcatagagagagagagaggggatgagagagagagggggggtggggggggctGTCCAAAAACTTCCCCctcatttctaatttttcctcATTGCCTCAATCTTTGTTCCCTTCCTTAGATTTTATTTCCCTATTCCCCccgtctttttctttttctttttctttttttttaaataaataatttaatttgtatataatcTCATTCCACTCTTCAAACCATATAAAATCACCCCATTTCCAATTTCTCTTAATTTAGACTAAAAAATTTCATgcacattaattaatactcACAGTTAAAACATCCTCGATccgtatgtataatttaaatttttattatatttttttaattaataaaaaaaatgaaataatatttatctatatttattttatagggaaaaaaagtatatttaggATATTTTAATCGACGCATCATTTgtcaatcaaaattaattactataaattcCTCACATTTAATAAATCGTACTTGCCATCGAATACCATCTTATGTGTacgaaataatataattcttttattatatttatttaattaaataaaatacaagaaaatgaaatgatgGATAAAGtagattaaatttgaatttatgtgaaaataaaataattaatgtgactaattaattaaaaaaattatttgtggaAGAAATAAGTTTAGCTAAGGGTATTAGTGTCAATTCAAATCTTGCCtacaaaaatagtttttgCAAGGCCTTGAACTTTAATATAGAGTGATGTGCGGATACCTTATTAACATCTCATAGACCTTTCCGACCATATACCTTCAGATTTCAGACAAGTTCTGAAATCcttcaataaattcaaggtCTATAAGTCCAAACCTTACTGTATGGACTACTGTAACTGTCCGATCACTTTAACATCTACGTCACATGTGAAATCGTATAATTAAGTGGCTTTCTACAGGCATTGGCGCTCCATATGACAGGTACAgcttttattatcatattattttatactattttttataattttttaaataaatatctgacttaagcatcaaaGTGCGACCGTGAACACAATTCCCACTTTATTGCAGTGGTATGTGCTTTTTGCAAGTATAGATCCATTACATTATAAGAAGCAATCATCAAAAAACGCACTAAAAACACATTCTTCCAATTTTTGTATGGAAagatttatattaatatttttagaataaaatagtGAATATTATTCCACGAGTTAATAATCTAATGAAAAGTGGATTTCAAATCCCAACAAAAGAGCAAAGCCCTCAATCGCATATGAAACACAAGCAACTCTCTGCACCCCCTCTCCAAGAATCAATAATGAAAAGaatactttcttttttcttttatataattaataattatataatatatacaaacacaTGCATATTTGCAGCAATGCTGGAGTTCTTGGGACTATACGAAAcatatttgtacatatatgaaaaaaatgtgaggtttatttatacttaaacataataaagaaaaataacattttcat is a window from the Sesamum indicum cultivar Zhongzhi No. 13 linkage group LG15, S_indicum_v1.0, whole genome shotgun sequence genome containing:
- the LOC105178163 gene encoding calcium-dependent protein kinase 18-like; protein product: MGSCFSTTKVSGANGNAPSITTTAVNFHFGNRRAAASKPGATKQDVPPNNPQKTRENNKTQHPQKQSQQVIKNSSKKPSGVIPCGKRTDFGYDKDFDKRYTIGKLLGHGQFGYTYVAIDKSNGDRVAVKRIEKNKMVLPIAVEDVKREVKILKALAGHENVVHFYNAFEDDSYVYIVMELCEGGELLDRILSKKDSRYTEKDAAIVVRQMLKVAAECHLHGFVHRDMKPENFLFKSPKEDSPLKATDFGLSDFIRPGKKFQDIVGSAYYVAPEVLKRKSGPESDVWSIGVITYILLCGRRPFWDKTEDGIFKEVLRNKPDFRRKPWPGISNAAKDFVKKLLMKDPRARLTAAQALSHPWVREGGEASEIPLDISVLNNMRQFVKYSRFKQFALRALASTLDDEELADLRDQFDAIDVDKNGVISLEEMRQAMEKDLPWKMKDSRVVEILQAIDSNTDGLVDFSEFVAATLHVHQLEEHNSEKWQQRSQAAFEKFDVDRDGFITPEELKLHTCLRGSIDPLLEEADLDKDGRISLSEFRRLLRTASMSSRGVNSPAARRGANKMLQ